One Methanococcus aeolicus Nankai-3 DNA segment encodes these proteins:
- the fen gene encoding flap endonuclease-1, which yields MGVQFNDSIPKKNISITDLKNKTVAIDSMNIIYQFLSSIRLRDGAPLRNSKGEITSPYNGIFYKTIYLLNNEITPIWVFDGKPPELKLKTREERRKVKEKASKDYEIAKREENIEDMQKYAKRINYLEPNTVDNCKKLLKLMGIPYIDAPSEGEAQCAHMIKNGDAYCVVSQDYDALLYGAPRTVRNITASNKPLELMEIEDILKPLDISIDDLIDMAILIGTDYNIGGIKGIGPKKALTIIKNKKMNEYIKDIENYEEIKNIFKNPKVVDYTKEDIKLKSPNIEGLKEFLIEENDFSPNRILPSIKKLDKLLNEKRSQTSLDSWF from the coding sequence ATGGGAGTGCAATTTAATGACTCAATTCCAAAAAAGAACATATCAATAACAGATTTAAAAAATAAAACCGTGGCAATTGATTCAATGAATATAATATATCAATTTTTATCAAGTATTAGATTAAGAGATGGAGCTCCGTTAAGAAATTCAAAGGGGGAAATAACATCACCATATAATGGAATATTTTATAAAACAATATATCTATTGAATAATGAAATAACTCCCATATGGGTATTTGATGGAAAACCGCCAGAATTAAAACTTAAAACACGAGAAGAAAGAAGAAAAGTAAAAGAAAAAGCATCAAAGGACTACGAAATAGCAAAAAGAGAAGAAAACATTGAAGATATGCAAAAATATGCAAAAAGAATTAATTATTTAGAACCAAATACAGTTGATAACTGCAAAAAATTATTAAAACTCATGGGAATCCCATATATAGATGCCCCATCAGAGGGGGAAGCCCAATGTGCCCATATGATAAAAAACGGCGATGCCTACTGTGTAGTTAGTCAAGATTATGATGCCTTATTATATGGAGCTCCGAGAACTGTAAGAAATATTACGGCATCAAATAAACCATTGGAACTGATGGAAATTGAGGACATATTAAAACCATTGGATATATCTATTGATGATTTAATTGATATGGCAATATTAATTGGGACCGACTATAATATTGGAGGGATTAAAGGAATAGGCCCTAAAAAAGCATTAACTATAATAAAAAATAAAAAAATGAATGAATATATAAAAGATATTGAAAATTATGAGGAGATAAAAAATATATTTAAAAATCCAAAAGTCGTGGATTATACGAAAGAGGACATAAAATTAAAATCTCCAAATATTGAAGGATTAAAAGAATTTTTGATAGAAGAAAATGATTTTTCACCAAATAGAATTTTGCCATCAATTAAAAAATTGGATAAATTATTAAATGAGAAAAGAAGCCAAACTTCATTGGATAGTTGGTTTTAA